In a genomic window of Tripterygium wilfordii isolate XIE 37 chromosome 8, ASM1340144v1, whole genome shotgun sequence:
- the LOC120004331 gene encoding protein SHORTAGE IN CHIASMATA 1 isoform X1, which translates to MRTRFLNTDYFASSSSPIEIPRFLNLPIPHLPPSRLFNYYEDNLPIDSPLDVSLVIERLPIDLALSKFLAEVIPQPVDVRYEDFEADRFRDNEGSADNEGRKDAETFYEEGEVENHGCFGSQTLDVELSRENNGTSRDTNNFEIVQFETQVLDVFSESACFFEKEEMQIFFKVLEIEHNVDMLKPGLTIQYSDEVQESVYSVEDVPVECPMEKTAHVSEDAGSVLDKTKYHLSTFPLLEVEETNLGFLSNVNVADELISLLENIESHEWTKTDELPISGKGLLGYMGYDIVELHLDHYLSKQYLESELASLDVFERVDIISTVDSLEMNEDSAFHQWASDSDSSLLASPVIFQEFEVIDVNSSHLFEIFFDTERIYGLETCDSPFRKDMNFKIFDELIVSNELTLLDDAFKSLPIPIVSDHARIRSLDIVIEEVLAEVKQEPFSTAHEIYLDWHLLDGDKCNCQTYSPYQNMLAEKDMIITKFDWKSDNDENLEFNFILSDDALTGPNAEEHRESLNMVSDGIMLDVNINLMGVASSKSSEEKSPKLENGDQLAGKSSVRASLLFKSMSHFNDFDIFLNPQKANVGANVESSVKALDYNSTICKASSGYSSAAHTSTGIQFQQWVITLYKVKLSDDILALIDNFEKRYLAILQNETDMINAPHLYSAANDLKLLSLSKETLMDYIKKRSLHRTTISEDETIMDFFSLCVIKQTAWYLSFFGIHAAHLYINKISQALECLKSRLGVLQSLIEDSHEKAEREITRSHPLLSVIYEILQPNNAKNSLKVLIVTDRVFWRPLKHLLMSMEISSSELQESYSDTNQPDGYYSGDVAKDKTDFLLVSECVLVPHDHVSASFPFNKFSMILEYGGSYGMSRISSLSPQSAVLPRLHFLKVDLDNFGACKALCEGFGMTKYFDSSTVEESHSSLRPGEIINLQKLEELLNFVPIRDIRSSETADKVKDCCMPLPVPCTSHVRESEQIQQGILPFVDRVIIVNTQNIDKDMIVSRRSMYQKILALEKGGTQVVERDLDLPVDIIISSAICLVWYDCRNIGKKATSLDEASSCLPLCIENIATDILTSLSFKFGCCILLFEGEINFLSTVMESSDGLYAAAASLGIDLQLFYSYSFESTNEIILGCIRCASKLSNCLYPKMPESETLAESFLTKFPSINPLTAHAILSEEMLIEFLECSHDSRIRAIQKYHVSEEIVALFSALSIYGEREDSKSIMTDCSSSVSSGPDSDKCHMKVGSDIKRQKCIASPPKVDLRMDKLLHSGIPNELPNGIMLQFSEPCNHWMSKHLDEFDELDMPDSSFYDLFSDKQKLNSSRVLKTYGDENSKDALILDEFKSSRSSLSEKLFGQNLGLATLSNVDLYPTNKSENHRDGFIGEVIDLTRSPLVYDKFSIDNVTYSYFAPELEKDSTRKPKIVRRLSFDKSDNPAFQVDAKVNSGSDVQTFVKDRRQRLQEKGDERNDLEEESMQRSAGVSKQLAFKEGLSHYGATPLSKAIGSVHPQPGSPWTMEFLNRIREKSRLRQQSLPYEAPSPGNARNTSRATKRRSPSILEFFRYQGSSSHGKIPGGKRQKQSIRSSSSSKNEGASTPFQPTWTPIDKRARQTLSFAMNGSENQAKLVWSDGNTHCPSKKFQNHF; encoded by the exons ATGCGAACTCGTTTTCTCAACACCGATTACTTcgcctcttcttcctctccaatCGAAATCCCGAGGTTCCTCAATCTCCCGATCCCTCATCTACCTCCTTCGCGTCTATTTAACTACTACGAAGACAATCTCCCTATTGATTCGCCGCTAGATGTCTCTCTCGTGATCGAGAGATTGCCGATCGATCTagctctctctaagtttttggCAGAAGTGATTCCTCAACCTGTCGATGTCAGATATGAAGATTTTGAGGCTGATCGCTTCCGAGACAATGAAGGTTCTGCTGACAACGAAGGGAGA AAAGACGCTGAGACATTCTATGAGGAGGGAGAAGTGGAAAATCACGGATGTTTTGGATCTCAAACTCTGGATGTTGAATTATCAAGA GAAAATAACGGGACTTCTCGCGATACCAACAATTTTGAaatagtccaatttgagacacaagTGCTGGATGTATTCTCG GAGAGTGCCTGCTTTTTTGAGAAAGAGGAGATGCAGATTTTCTTTAAAGTTCTAGAAATTGAGCATAATGTT GATATGCTCAAGCCCGGGCTTACTATACAGTATTCTGATGAGGTTCAAGAATCAGTTTATTCCGTAGAAGATGTTCCAGTCGAGTGTCCAATGGAAAAAACAGCCCATGTGTCTGAAGATGCTGGTTCAGTTCTGGATAAAACAAAGTACCACCTTAGCACTTTCCCTCTATTAGAAGTGGAAGAGACAAACCTGGGATTTCTTTCAAACGTGAATGTGGCGGATGAACTTATTTCACTTCTTGAAAATATTGAATCCCATGAGTGGACTAAAACGGATGAACTTCCTATTAGTGGAAAGGGCCTTTTAGGTTATATGGGGTATGATATCGTAGAGCTTCATTTGGATCATTATCTGTCAAAGCAGTACCTTGAATCTGAACTAGCCTCCCTGGATGTGTTTGAGAGAGTCGACATTATAAGCACGGTGGATTCTCTGGAAATGAACGAGGACTCTGCATTTCATCAATGGGCATCAGACAGTGACTCTTCCTTGTTAGCGAGCCCAGTTATTTTTCAGGAGTTTGAGGTTATTGATGTGAACTCATCTCATCTTTTTGAAATATTCTTTGACACTGAAAGAATATATGGGCTGGAAACATGTGACTCTCCATTCAGAAAGGACATGaactttaaaatttttgatgaaTTGATTGTCAGTAATGAGCTAACGCTGCTAGATGACGCATTCAAATCATTGCCTATACCCATTGTCTCTGATCATGCAAGGATAAGATCACTTGATATCGTAATTGAGGAGGTACTAGCTGAAGTAAAACAAGAACCCTTCTCTACAGCTCATGAAATATACTtggattggcatcttttggatggAGATAAATGCAACTGTCAAACTTATTCTCCCTATCAGAATATGTTGGCAGAGAAAGACATGATTATCACCAAATTTGATTGGAAATCTGATAATGATGAAAACTTGGAGTTTAATTTCATTCTCTCTGATGATGCATTGACTGGGCCAAATGCAGAAGAACACAGGGAATCATTGAACATGGTTTCTGATGGTATTATGCTTGATGTTAACATTAATCTTATGGGAGTTGCTTCAAGTAAGTCGTCGGAGGAAAAATCTCCAAAATTAGAAAATGGAGATCAATTAGCTGGAAAAAGTTCAGTACGGGCTTCGTTGCTATTTAAAAGTATGTCACACTTCAatgattttgacatttttttaaatcctcagAAAGCTAATGTTGGTGCAAATGTTGAATCTTCTGTGAAGGCTCTAGATTATAATTCTACCATTTGCAAGGCTTCATCTGGCTACTCATCAGCAGCACATACATCTACTGGTATACAGTTTCAGCAGTGGGTTATCACTTTATATAAAGTTAAGCTGTCTGATGATATATTGGCCCTCATTGACAATTTTGAAAAGAGATATCTTGCCATCCTGCAGAATGAGACAGATATGATAAATGCACCTCATTTGTATTCAGCAGCCAATGATCTTAAATTGCTCAGCCTATCAAAAGAAACACTGATGGACTATATTAAGAAGAGAAGTCTTCACAGAACTACTATTAGTGAAGATGAAACAATTATGGACTTTTTCAGTTTGTGTGTAATTAAACAGACTGCATGGTATTTGAGTTTCTTTGGCATCCACGCTGCTCATCTGTACATTAACAAGATATCTCAAGCGCTTGAGTGCTTGAAATCAAGATTAGGTGTGTTGCAGTCGCTGATTGAAGATTCACATGAGAAAGCAGAGAGAGAAATAACTAGGTCACATCCTTTATTATCTGTTATCTACGAGATTTTGCAGCCAAACAATGCCAAAAATAGTTTGAAGGTTTTGATTGTCACTGACAGAGTTTTTTGGAGGCCATTAAAGCATTTGCTGATGTCCATGGAAATATCATCCAGTGAGCTTCAAGAATCTTATTCCGACACAAATCAACCAGATGGATATTACAGTGGCGATGTTGCAAAAGATAAAACAGATTTTCTGCTGGTTTCAGAATGTGTATTAGTTCCTCATGA CCATGTTTCTGCGTCTTTTCCATTCAACAAGTTCAGCATGATCTTGGAATATGGAGGTTCCTATGGCATGTCTAGAATATCTTCACTTTCCCCACAGTCTGCTGTCTTGCCTCGACTTCACTTCTTGAAGGTTGATCTGGATAACTTTGGTGCTTGCAAAGCACTTTGTGAAGGTTTTGGCATGACTAAATACTTTGACTCGAGCACT GTTGAAGAGTCTCATTCTTCTCTGCGCCCGGGTGAGATTATAAATTTGCAGAAGTTGGAGGAGTTGCTGAATTTTGTGCCCATTAGGGACATTAGATCTTCAGAAACTGCAGACAAAGTAAAAGATTGCTGCATGCCTCTGCCAGTCCCTTGTACATCACATGTGCGCGAATCTGAGCAGATTCAACAGGGCATCTTGCCTTTCGTTGACAGGGTCATTATTGTGAACACTCAAAATATTGACAAGGACATGATTGTATCCAGAAGGAGTATGTACCAAAAGATTCTCGCACTGGAGAAAGGAGGAACACAGGTTGTAGAACGTGATTTGGATCTTCCTGTGGATATCATTATCAGCTCTGCTATTTGCTTGGTGTGGTATGATTGCAGAAACATAGGAAAAAAAGCAACCAGCTTAGACGAAGCTTCTTCTTGCTTGCCTTTGTGCATTGAGAATATTGCCACAGATATCTTGACGTCGCTAAGCTTTAAGTTTGGCTGCTGTATCTTG CTCTTTGAGGGAGAAATCAACTTCCTTTCCACTGTAATGGAATCCTCAGATGGGCTCTATGCAGCTGCAGCAAGCCTGGGAATTGACCTACAGCTATTCTATTCCTATTCATTCGAGTCAACGAATGAAATTATATTGGGTTGCATCAGATGTGCTAGTAAGTTGAGTAACTGCCTGTATCCCAAAATGCCTGAGTCAGAAACTCTTGCAGAATCATTCCTAACAAAGTTTCCGTCAATTAATCCACTGACAGCTCATGCAATACTGTCTGAAGAAATGCTCATTGAGTTTCTTGAGTGTTCACATGACAGCAGGATCCGTGCAATTCAAAAGTACCATGTTTCTGAAGAAattgttgctctatttagtgctctgagcATATATGGTGAGCGGGAGGATTCAAAATCTATAATGACAGACTGCTCCTCTTCAGTATCTTCAGGTCCAGACTCGGACAAATGTCATATGAAAGTCGGTTCTGACATAAAACGACAGAAATGCATAGCAAGCCCTCCCAAAGTGGATTTAAGAATGGACAAATTATTGCATTCTGGGATACCAAACGAATTACCCAATGGCATCATGCTTCAGTTTTCCGAGCCATGTAATCATTGGATGTCCAAACATCTAGATGAATTTGATGAGTTAGATATGCCCGATTCATCTTTTTATGATTTATTCAGTGATAAGCAGAAACTTAATTCTTCTCGAGTTTTGAAGACATATGGTGATGAAAACTCCAAAGATGCTTTGATATTAGATGAGTTTAAAAGTTCCAGATCATCCTTGAGTGAGAAATTGTTCGGGCAAAATCTCGGACTGGCTACATTGAGCAATGTGGATTTATATCCCACCAATAAATCTGAGAACCATCGTGATGGCTTTATAGGTGAAGTGATTGACCTCACTCGTAGTCCATTAGTGTATGATAAATTTTCTATTGACAATGTTACATACTCGTATTTTGCACCTGAACTGGAAAAAGATTCAACAAGAAAACCTAAGATTGTGAGAAGACTATCTTTTGATAAAAGTGATAACCCTGCTTTCCAAGTGGATGCAAAGGTCAATTCTGGTTCAGATGTACAGACTTTTGTAAAAGATAGGAGACAGAGGTTACAAGAAAAAGGTGATGAACGAAATGACCTAGAGGAGGAATCAATGCAAAGATCAGCAGGAGTTTCCAAGCAGCTAGCTTTCAAAGAGGGTCTATCGCACTATGGTGCAACACCGCTGTCAAAAGCCATTGGTTCAGTCCATCCACAGCCAGGATCACCCTGGACAATGGAGTTTCTTAACAGAATTAGGGAAAAGAGCAGACTGCGGCAGCAGTCCCTTCCGTATGAAGCACCTTCACCAGGTAATGCACGGAATACATCACGAGCTACAAAGAGAAGAAGTCCATCGATCCTTGAATTTTTCAGGTACCAGGGAAGCAGCTCACATGGTAAAATACCTGGAGGAAAGAGGCAGAAACAATCTATACGATCATCAAGCTCATCCAAGAATGAGGGTGCTTCGACTCCTTTTCAGCCAACGTGGACACCAATTGACAAGAGAGCTAGACAG ACTCTATCTTTTGCCATGAACGGAAGTGAAAACCAAGCTAAACTGGTCTGGAGTGATGGCAATACTCATTGTCCGAGCAAAAAATTTCAGAATCATTTTTGA
- the LOC120004331 gene encoding protein SHORTAGE IN CHIASMATA 1 isoform X4: MRTRFLNTDYFASSSSPIEIPRFLNLPIPHLPPSRLFNYYEDNLPIDSPLDVSLVIERLPIDLALSKFLAEVIPQPVDVRYEDFEADRFRDNEGSADNEGRKDAETFYEEGEVENHGCFGSQTLDVELSRENNGTSRDTNNFEIVQFETQVLDVFSESACFFEKEEMQIFFKVLEIEHNVDMLKPGLTIQYSDEVQESVYSVEDVPVECPMEKTAHVSEDAGSVLDKTKYHLSTFPLLEVEETNLGFLSNVNVADELISLLENIESHEWTKTDELPISGKGLLGYMGYDIVELHLDHYLSKQYLESELASLDVFERVDIISTVDSLEMNEDSAFHQWASDSDSSLLASPVIFQEFEVIDVNSSHLFEIFFDTERIYGLETCDSPFRKDMNFKIFDELIVSNELTLLDDAFKSLPIPIVSDHARIRSLDIVIEEVLAEVKQEPFSTAHEIYLDWHLLDGDKCNCQTYSPYQNMLAEKDMIITKFDWKSDNDENLEFNFILSDDALTGPNAEEHRESLNMVSDGIMLDVNINLMGVASSKSSEEKSPKLENGDQLAGKSSVRASLLFKSMSHFNDFDIFLNPQKANVGANVESSVKALDYNSTICKASSGYSSAAHTSTGIQFQQWVITLYKVKLSDDILALIDNFEKRYLAILQNETDMINAPHLYSAANDLKLLSLSKETLMDYIKKRSLHRTTISEDETIMDFFSLCVIKQTAWYLSFFGIHAAHLYINKISQALECLKSRLGVLQSLIEDSHEKAEREITRSHPLLSVIYEILQPNNAKNSLKVLIVTDRVFWRPLKHLLMSMEISSSELQESYSDTNQPDGYYSGDVAKDKTDFLLVSECVLVPHDHVSASFPFNKFSMILEYGGSYGMSRISSLSPQSAVLPRLHFLKVDLDNFGACKALCEGFGMTKYFDSSTVEESHSSLRPGEIINLQKLEELLNFVPIRDIRSSETADKVKDCCMPLPVPCTSHVRESEQIQQGILPFVDRVIIVNTQNIDKDMIVSRRSMYQKILALEKGGTQVVERDLDLPVDIIISSAICLVWYDCRNIGKKATSLDEASSCLPLCIENIATDILTSLSFKFGCCILLFEGEINFLSTVMESSDGLYAAAASLGIDLQLFYSYSFESTNEIILGCIRCASKLSNCLYPKMPESETLAESFLTKFPSINPLTAHAILSEEMLIEFLECSHDSRIRAIQKYHVSEEIVALFSALSIYGEREDSKSIMTDCSSSVSSGPDSDKCHMKVGSDIKRQKCIASPPKVDLRMDKLLHSGIPNELPNGIMLQFSEPCNHWMSKHLDEFDELDMPDSSFYDLFSDKQKLNSSRVLKTYGDENSKDALILDEFKSSRSSLSEKLFGQNLGLATLSNVDLYPTNKSENHRDGFIGEVIDLTRSPLVYDKFSIDNVTYSYFAPELEKDSTRKPKIVRRLSFDKSDNPAFQVDAKVNSGSDVQTFVKDRRQRLQEKGDERNDLEEESMQRSAGVSKQLAFKEGLSHYGATPLSKAIGSVHPQPGSPWTMEFLNRIREKSRLRQQSLPYEAPSPGNARNTSRATKRRSPSILEFFRYQGSSSHGKIPGGKRQKQSIRSSSSSKNEGASTPFQPTWTPIDKRARQ; encoded by the exons ATGCGAACTCGTTTTCTCAACACCGATTACTTcgcctcttcttcctctccaatCGAAATCCCGAGGTTCCTCAATCTCCCGATCCCTCATCTACCTCCTTCGCGTCTATTTAACTACTACGAAGACAATCTCCCTATTGATTCGCCGCTAGATGTCTCTCTCGTGATCGAGAGATTGCCGATCGATCTagctctctctaagtttttggCAGAAGTGATTCCTCAACCTGTCGATGTCAGATATGAAGATTTTGAGGCTGATCGCTTCCGAGACAATGAAGGTTCTGCTGACAACGAAGGGAGA AAAGACGCTGAGACATTCTATGAGGAGGGAGAAGTGGAAAATCACGGATGTTTTGGATCTCAAACTCTGGATGTTGAATTATCAAGA GAAAATAACGGGACTTCTCGCGATACCAACAATTTTGAaatagtccaatttgagacacaagTGCTGGATGTATTCTCG GAGAGTGCCTGCTTTTTTGAGAAAGAGGAGATGCAGATTTTCTTTAAAGTTCTAGAAATTGAGCATAATGTT GATATGCTCAAGCCCGGGCTTACTATACAGTATTCTGATGAGGTTCAAGAATCAGTTTATTCCGTAGAAGATGTTCCAGTCGAGTGTCCAATGGAAAAAACAGCCCATGTGTCTGAAGATGCTGGTTCAGTTCTGGATAAAACAAAGTACCACCTTAGCACTTTCCCTCTATTAGAAGTGGAAGAGACAAACCTGGGATTTCTTTCAAACGTGAATGTGGCGGATGAACTTATTTCACTTCTTGAAAATATTGAATCCCATGAGTGGACTAAAACGGATGAACTTCCTATTAGTGGAAAGGGCCTTTTAGGTTATATGGGGTATGATATCGTAGAGCTTCATTTGGATCATTATCTGTCAAAGCAGTACCTTGAATCTGAACTAGCCTCCCTGGATGTGTTTGAGAGAGTCGACATTATAAGCACGGTGGATTCTCTGGAAATGAACGAGGACTCTGCATTTCATCAATGGGCATCAGACAGTGACTCTTCCTTGTTAGCGAGCCCAGTTATTTTTCAGGAGTTTGAGGTTATTGATGTGAACTCATCTCATCTTTTTGAAATATTCTTTGACACTGAAAGAATATATGGGCTGGAAACATGTGACTCTCCATTCAGAAAGGACATGaactttaaaatttttgatgaaTTGATTGTCAGTAATGAGCTAACGCTGCTAGATGACGCATTCAAATCATTGCCTATACCCATTGTCTCTGATCATGCAAGGATAAGATCACTTGATATCGTAATTGAGGAGGTACTAGCTGAAGTAAAACAAGAACCCTTCTCTACAGCTCATGAAATATACTtggattggcatcttttggatggAGATAAATGCAACTGTCAAACTTATTCTCCCTATCAGAATATGTTGGCAGAGAAAGACATGATTATCACCAAATTTGATTGGAAATCTGATAATGATGAAAACTTGGAGTTTAATTTCATTCTCTCTGATGATGCATTGACTGGGCCAAATGCAGAAGAACACAGGGAATCATTGAACATGGTTTCTGATGGTATTATGCTTGATGTTAACATTAATCTTATGGGAGTTGCTTCAAGTAAGTCGTCGGAGGAAAAATCTCCAAAATTAGAAAATGGAGATCAATTAGCTGGAAAAAGTTCAGTACGGGCTTCGTTGCTATTTAAAAGTATGTCACACTTCAatgattttgacatttttttaaatcctcagAAAGCTAATGTTGGTGCAAATGTTGAATCTTCTGTGAAGGCTCTAGATTATAATTCTACCATTTGCAAGGCTTCATCTGGCTACTCATCAGCAGCACATACATCTACTGGTATACAGTTTCAGCAGTGGGTTATCACTTTATATAAAGTTAAGCTGTCTGATGATATATTGGCCCTCATTGACAATTTTGAAAAGAGATATCTTGCCATCCTGCAGAATGAGACAGATATGATAAATGCACCTCATTTGTATTCAGCAGCCAATGATCTTAAATTGCTCAGCCTATCAAAAGAAACACTGATGGACTATATTAAGAAGAGAAGTCTTCACAGAACTACTATTAGTGAAGATGAAACAATTATGGACTTTTTCAGTTTGTGTGTAATTAAACAGACTGCATGGTATTTGAGTTTCTTTGGCATCCACGCTGCTCATCTGTACATTAACAAGATATCTCAAGCGCTTGAGTGCTTGAAATCAAGATTAGGTGTGTTGCAGTCGCTGATTGAAGATTCACATGAGAAAGCAGAGAGAGAAATAACTAGGTCACATCCTTTATTATCTGTTATCTACGAGATTTTGCAGCCAAACAATGCCAAAAATAGTTTGAAGGTTTTGATTGTCACTGACAGAGTTTTTTGGAGGCCATTAAAGCATTTGCTGATGTCCATGGAAATATCATCCAGTGAGCTTCAAGAATCTTATTCCGACACAAATCAACCAGATGGATATTACAGTGGCGATGTTGCAAAAGATAAAACAGATTTTCTGCTGGTTTCAGAATGTGTATTAGTTCCTCATGA CCATGTTTCTGCGTCTTTTCCATTCAACAAGTTCAGCATGATCTTGGAATATGGAGGTTCCTATGGCATGTCTAGAATATCTTCACTTTCCCCACAGTCTGCTGTCTTGCCTCGACTTCACTTCTTGAAGGTTGATCTGGATAACTTTGGTGCTTGCAAAGCACTTTGTGAAGGTTTTGGCATGACTAAATACTTTGACTCGAGCACT GTTGAAGAGTCTCATTCTTCTCTGCGCCCGGGTGAGATTATAAATTTGCAGAAGTTGGAGGAGTTGCTGAATTTTGTGCCCATTAGGGACATTAGATCTTCAGAAACTGCAGACAAAGTAAAAGATTGCTGCATGCCTCTGCCAGTCCCTTGTACATCACATGTGCGCGAATCTGAGCAGATTCAACAGGGCATCTTGCCTTTCGTTGACAGGGTCATTATTGTGAACACTCAAAATATTGACAAGGACATGATTGTATCCAGAAGGAGTATGTACCAAAAGATTCTCGCACTGGAGAAAGGAGGAACACAGGTTGTAGAACGTGATTTGGATCTTCCTGTGGATATCATTATCAGCTCTGCTATTTGCTTGGTGTGGTATGATTGCAGAAACATAGGAAAAAAAGCAACCAGCTTAGACGAAGCTTCTTCTTGCTTGCCTTTGTGCATTGAGAATATTGCCACAGATATCTTGACGTCGCTAAGCTTTAAGTTTGGCTGCTGTATCTTG CTCTTTGAGGGAGAAATCAACTTCCTTTCCACTGTAATGGAATCCTCAGATGGGCTCTATGCAGCTGCAGCAAGCCTGGGAATTGACCTACAGCTATTCTATTCCTATTCATTCGAGTCAACGAATGAAATTATATTGGGTTGCATCAGATGTGCTAGTAAGTTGAGTAACTGCCTGTATCCCAAAATGCCTGAGTCAGAAACTCTTGCAGAATCATTCCTAACAAAGTTTCCGTCAATTAATCCACTGACAGCTCATGCAATACTGTCTGAAGAAATGCTCATTGAGTTTCTTGAGTGTTCACATGACAGCAGGATCCGTGCAATTCAAAAGTACCATGTTTCTGAAGAAattgttgctctatttagtgctctgagcATATATGGTGAGCGGGAGGATTCAAAATCTATAATGACAGACTGCTCCTCTTCAGTATCTTCAGGTCCAGACTCGGACAAATGTCATATGAAAGTCGGTTCTGACATAAAACGACAGAAATGCATAGCAAGCCCTCCCAAAGTGGATTTAAGAATGGACAAATTATTGCATTCTGGGATACCAAACGAATTACCCAATGGCATCATGCTTCAGTTTTCCGAGCCATGTAATCATTGGATGTCCAAACATCTAGATGAATTTGATGAGTTAGATATGCCCGATTCATCTTTTTATGATTTATTCAGTGATAAGCAGAAACTTAATTCTTCTCGAGTTTTGAAGACATATGGTGATGAAAACTCCAAAGATGCTTTGATATTAGATGAGTTTAAAAGTTCCAGATCATCCTTGAGTGAGAAATTGTTCGGGCAAAATCTCGGACTGGCTACATTGAGCAATGTGGATTTATATCCCACCAATAAATCTGAGAACCATCGTGATGGCTTTATAGGTGAAGTGATTGACCTCACTCGTAGTCCATTAGTGTATGATAAATTTTCTATTGACAATGTTACATACTCGTATTTTGCACCTGAACTGGAAAAAGATTCAACAAGAAAACCTAAGATTGTGAGAAGACTATCTTTTGATAAAAGTGATAACCCTGCTTTCCAAGTGGATGCAAAGGTCAATTCTGGTTCAGATGTACAGACTTTTGTAAAAGATAGGAGACAGAGGTTACAAGAAAAAGGTGATGAACGAAATGACCTAGAGGAGGAATCAATGCAAAGATCAGCAGGAGTTTCCAAGCAGCTAGCTTTCAAAGAGGGTCTATCGCACTATGGTGCAACACCGCTGTCAAAAGCCATTGGTTCAGTCCATCCACAGCCAGGATCACCCTGGACAATGGAGTTTCTTAACAGAATTAGGGAAAAGAGCAGACTGCGGCAGCAGTCCCTTCCGTATGAAGCACCTTCACCAGGTAATGCACGGAATACATCACGAGCTACAAAGAGAAGAAGTCCATCGATCCTTGAATTTTTCAGGTACCAGGGAAGCAGCTCACATGGTAAAATACCTGGAGGAAAGAGGCAGAAACAATCTATACGATCATCAAGCTCATCCAAGAATGAGGGTGCTTCGACTCCTTTTCAGCCAACGTGGACACCAATTGACAAGAGAGCTAGACAG TGA